In Chryseobacterium oryzae, the genomic stretch GTTCCAGTCTAATGGCTGTATTAATGAATTCTAATGCTTTTGCACGATTTCCTTTTTGGTTATGAAGCGATGCCAAATTATCATACACAGAAACCGATTTAGCATCAGATCTTAAGGCAGATTCATAAGATTTAAAAGCCTGTGCAGTTTTTCCCAATCTCCGTTGCGAAGTTCCCAGAAAGTTGTAGTATTCGGACTGAAATCTCTGAATGGTTTCTGATACAACCAGTTTAGAATATTGTTCTTCAGCACATTTATAGTCGGCTTTTTTAAAACATTCTTCTGCCAATTTTTTATCCTGAGCAGTAATAAAATGACAAGCGGACAAAGTTAAACTGAAAATTAGTAGATGTTTTTTCATATAGAAACAGTTATAAGTTATTCATTACGAAAATACTACTTTCCGGAATATGAAAATGATTATTGTTTTAAAACTTACTGAAGTGTCTGTTTCCGGATTACTTTTTTAGCTAAAAGTGAAAAGATGATTCCGAATATCACTCCGGCAAAAGCTCCTACCAAAACATCCATAGGAAAATGTACTCCTAAATAAATTCTGCTGTAAGCAACTACAGAAGCCCAAACAAATAAAAAATAAGGAAACCATTTTAAATTATTTTTCAACAGCAAACTAAGATACGTTGCTAAGAAAAAAGTATTGGATGCATGTGCAGAATAAAATCCATAAGGACCTCCACATTTTACAATTCTCATTAGATTTTGAAGTGATGGGTCATTACATGGTCTCAATCTGGCAACTCCGTATTTAAAAATTCCTGATACCTGATCTGAAACTGTTATACCAATTGCTGTAAAAAGCAGAATA encodes the following:
- a CDS encoding phosphatase PAP2 family protein, whose amino-acid sequence is MEEIIQEDKSLFLYLNNLGDKPFDQFWIIVSDKWIWIPLYIIFLYFLYKNYKLKSLLYILLFTAIGITVSDQVSGIFKYGVARLRPCNDPSLQNLMRIVKCGGPYGFYSAHASNTFFLATYLSLLLKNNLKWFPYFLFVWASVVAYSRIYLGVHFPMDVLVGAFAGVIFGIIFSLLAKKVIRKQTLQ